One part of the Ailuropoda melanoleuca isolate Jingjing chromosome 6, ASM200744v2, whole genome shotgun sequence genome encodes these proteins:
- the HIGD1A gene encoding HIG1 domain family member 1A, mitochondrial has product MSTSTDVSLSSYDEDQGSKLIRKAKEAPFVPIGMAGFAAIVAYGLYKLKSRGNTKMSVHLIHMRVAAQGFVVGAMTLGMGYSMYKEFWAKPKP; this is encoded by the exons ATGTCAACCAGCACagatgtttctctttcttcatatgATGAAGATCAGGGATCTAAACTTATCCGAAAAGCTAAAGAGGCACCATTTGTTCCCATTG GAATGGCAGGGTTTGCAGCAATCGTTGCATATGGATTATATAAATTGAAGAGCAGGGGAAATACTAAAATGTCTGTTCACCTGATTCACATGCGTGTGGCCGCCCAAGGCTTTGTTGTGGGAGCAATGACTCTCG gtatgGGCTATTCCATGTATAAGGAATTCTGGGCAAAGCCTAAACCTTAG